The following proteins are co-located in the uncultured Draconibacterium sp. genome:
- a CDS encoding CotH kinase family protein, whose amino-acid sequence MRIKLYFIFLLTYFLCSNTLQSQNLNNFSTELPLIIINTNGKTILDEPKIMATMKIIANKNGINKFTDAANDYNGYIGIEFRGSSSQNYPPKPYAIETRNADGSNNDVSILGMPEENDWVLLSNYNDKSFMRNILGYKLFQALGNYAPRAQLVDVIVNGSYQGIYLLTEKIKRDKNRVDIAKLKDDDNDGEEVTGGYVFKIDYWNGYDSWLSPYAPVNHPNFDVHFVYHDPKWDELTLQQKNYIEDYVTEFESNLYSTGYNHPTSGYSKYINTASFIDYFIVSEISRNNDGFKKSRYFHKDKNGKITAGPVWDFDWAWKNINECYIFKATDGSGWSYKINECNPWVKSPGWMVRLFYDTDFKNLTSCRYFDARANLLSDDSIFGVIDSVYNVVKNPQIKHFQKWDILGRNVGAPEVDAQPQTYQGEVDKLKDWIRIRLEWLDANMIGQCNPNSIESASNSTNILVWPNPASQAINVKSATEISEVQIYNVSGLLMLNDRVDASNYRLNIERLEQGYYLIRIKLDNGETVVKKFLKNL is encoded by the coding sequence ATGAGAATAAAACTTTATTTTATTTTTCTCTTGACCTATTTTCTCTGTTCCAACACTTTACAGAGTCAAAACTTAAACAACTTTTCAACAGAACTACCTCTTATAATAATAAATACCAATGGTAAAACCATTCTGGATGAACCGAAAATTATGGCAACGATGAAAATAATTGCCAATAAAAATGGCATTAATAAATTCACTGATGCTGCAAATGATTACAACGGATACATTGGAATCGAATTTAGAGGCAGTTCATCACAAAATTATCCACCAAAACCTTATGCTATTGAAACCAGAAATGCAGACGGATCGAACAATGACGTGTCTATTCTTGGAATGCCTGAAGAAAATGATTGGGTTCTGCTCTCAAATTACAACGACAAATCATTTATGCGAAACATATTGGGATATAAACTTTTTCAGGCACTGGGGAATTATGCCCCGCGTGCGCAACTTGTCGATGTAATTGTAAATGGCAGCTATCAGGGAATTTATTTGTTAACCGAAAAAATTAAACGGGATAAAAACCGCGTGGATATTGCCAAATTAAAAGACGATGACAACGATGGTGAAGAAGTAACAGGTGGTTATGTATTTAAAATTGATTACTGGAATGGGTATGACAGCTGGTTGTCTCCCTATGCGCCGGTAAACCATCCTAATTTCGATGTACATTTTGTGTATCACGATCCTAAATGGGATGAATTAACCTTGCAGCAAAAAAACTATATCGAAGATTACGTAACCGAGTTTGAAAGCAATTTATACAGCACTGGATACAACCATCCTACCAGCGGCTATTCGAAATACATTAATACGGCAAGCTTTATCGATTATTTTATTGTAAGCGAAATTTCGCGAAATAACGACGGCTTCAAAAAAAGCCGGTATTTTCATAAAGATAAAAACGGAAAAATAACTGCCGGTCCGGTTTGGGATTTCGATTGGGCCTGGAAAAACATCAACGAATGTTATATTTTTAAAGCAACCGATGGCTCTGGCTGGTCCTATAAAATTAACGAGTGTAATCCGTGGGTAAAATCTCCCGGGTGGATGGTACGGTTGTTTTACGATACAGATTTTAAAAACCTCACCAGCTGCAGATACTTCGATGCCCGGGCCAACCTGCTTAGCGATGATTCTATTTTTGGCGTAATCGATTCGGTTTATAATGTGGTAAAAAACCCACAAATCAAACATTTTCAGAAATGGGATATACTGGGCAGAAATGTGGGAGCACCCGAAGTTGATGCGCAGCCACAAACGTACCAGGGCGAAGTGGATAAACTAAAAGATTGGATAAGAATCAGACTGGAATGGTTAGATGCAAATATGATTGGTCAATGCAATCCAAACAGCATTGAATCAGCATCAAATTCAACCAACATTTTAGTATGGCCAAATCCGGCAAGCCAGGCTATTAATGTAAAATCGGCAACAGAAATTTCCGAAGTACAGATTTACAATGTATCGGGATTACTGATGTTGAATGATCGGGTTGACGCAAGTAATTATCGTCTAAATATTGAACGACTTGAACAGGGATACTATCTGATTCGGATAAAACTTGACAATGGAGAAACAGTCGTAAAAAAATTCCTTAAAAACCTATAA
- a CDS encoding RagB/SusD family nutrient uptake outer membrane protein, with amino-acid sequence MKNIKFKIAALLLIFSVSSCKDFLDVVPDNVATIDDAFVDRTSAERFLATCYNYIPNFGDPWINAGIGAGDEVWFNEEVVGSDFNSALIARGLQNTNNPHLNFWDGEQRGKKLYVAIRDCNIFLENIDSAYDLDDWEKKRWIAEVKFLKAYYHFYLFKSYGPIPIVKENLPIYTNTEDVKVYRDPVDDVVAYIVELLDEATPDLPIFLVSETAELGRITRPIALAMKARVLATAASPLFNGNSDYSSVVDNRGIALFNQSYDVNKWQLAADAAKAAIDTALAANHALVSTYTTKAEISDAIKRESVIRSIISERSSPEVLWGSTNFTFTNTYQRMCVPLLIPVTSSNPVSQFYASTLRMAELFYTKNGVPIDEDSEYDYANRYELRTAVTDENDYVRSGEQTAVLHFDREARFYASIAFDRGTYFLDPNFYYVQTRLGELATKRNQGEFSATGYFVKKLINPNTAINSNSLVPYYEYPFPIIRLGDLYLLYAEALNEVKSAPDAEVYEYVDLIRERAGLDGVIESWTNHSTAPDKPTTQDGMREIIKQERLIELAFEGQRFWDLRRWKDAEKYMNEPIRGWDISGKGLGFYNVTTLFTPSYSFKDYLWPLRESEIVKNPNLVQNPGW; translated from the coding sequence ATGAAAAATATAAAATTTAAAATAGCCGCACTCTTACTCATCTTTTCAGTTAGTTCTTGTAAAGACTTTTTAGATGTGGTACCAGATAACGTGGCAACTATTGACGATGCTTTTGTTGACAGAACATCGGCCGAGCGTTTTTTAGCAACTTGTTACAATTACATTCCAAACTTTGGAGACCCATGGATTAATGCAGGAATTGGTGCCGGAGATGAAGTATGGTTCAACGAAGAAGTGGTTGGAAGTGATTTTAATTCGGCATTAATTGCTCGTGGTTTGCAGAATACAAATAATCCGCACCTTAATTTTTGGGACGGAGAACAACGTGGAAAAAAATTGTACGTGGCCATTCGCGACTGTAACATTTTTTTGGAAAATATTGACAGTGCATATGACCTTGATGATTGGGAGAAAAAACGTTGGATTGCTGAGGTTAAATTTTTAAAAGCCTATTATCACTTTTATTTGTTTAAATCGTACGGGCCAATTCCAATAGTTAAAGAAAATTTACCAATTTATACCAACACTGAAGATGTAAAAGTTTATCGCGACCCTGTTGACGATGTGGTAGCGTATATTGTTGAGCTTCTGGATGAAGCAACTCCTGATTTGCCAATCTTCCTAGTATCGGAAACTGCCGAATTGGGACGAATTACCCGTCCCATTGCATTGGCAATGAAAGCCAGAGTTTTGGCCACTGCGGCGAGTCCGCTTTTTAATGGAAATTCAGATTATTCTTCGGTTGTTGACAACCGTGGCATTGCACTATTCAACCAATCGTACGATGTAAACAAATGGCAACTGGCAGCCGATGCGGCCAAAGCTGCTATTGATACTGCACTTGCAGCCAACCACGCTTTGGTAAGTACTTACACAACAAAAGCCGAAATATCGGATGCAATAAAACGCGAATCGGTTATCCGATCGATAATAAGCGAAAGAAGCAGCCCGGAAGTACTTTGGGGATCAACAAATTTCACATTTACCAATACTTACCAACGTATGTGTGTTCCCTTGTTAATTCCGGTTACTTCATCCAATCCGGTGAGCCAGTTTTATGCTTCCACATTGCGTATGGCTGAACTATTTTACACAAAAAACGGAGTTCCAATCGACGAGGATTCTGAATACGATTACGCAAACAGATATGAATTGAGAACAGCGGTAACCGACGAAAATGACTATGTACGTTCAGGAGAACAAACCGCTGTATTACATTTCGATCGTGAAGCACGTTTTTATGCAAGTATTGCATTCGACCGTGGAACTTACTTTTTGGATCCCAACTTTTATTACGTTCAAACCCGCTTAGGCGAGTTGGCAACAAAACGTAATCAGGGCGAGTTTTCCGCAACTGGATATTTTGTAAAAAAACTGATTAATCCGAATACTGCAATCAATAGCAACAGTCTGGTACCCTACTACGAATATCCTTTCCCAATCATTCGTTTGGGTGATCTTTATTTGTTGTATGCCGAAGCCTTAAACGAAGTTAAAAGTGCACCCGATGCGGAAGTTTACGAATATGTAGATTTAATTCGTGAAAGAGCAGGCTTAGACGGTGTTATTGAAAGCTGGACAAATCATTCAACTGCGCCTGACAAACCAACGACACAAGATGGGATGAGAGAGATTATCAAACAAGAACGTTTAATTGAATTAGCTTTTGAAGGACAACGTTTTTGGGACTTGCGTCGCTGGAAAGATGCCGAAAAATATATGAACGAGCCTATCCGCGGTTGGGATATTTCCGGAAAAGGACTTGGATTCTATAATGTAACTACATTATTTACTCCATCATATAGTTTTAAAGATTACCTGTGGCCCTTAAGGGAAAGTGAGATTGTTAAAAATCCTAACCTGGTTCAAAATCCAGGCTGGTAA
- a CDS encoding WbqC family protein, with amino-acid sequence MEPILLSTAYFAPVHYYARFIHHPNVYIEQFENFTKQTYRNRCNISGSNGIISLVAPVIKGRGPKMLIKDVQLSYDMDWQRNQWQTIVSAYNSSPYFEYYQDDIAPFFEKKFNFLLDYNMQIHKTICECLDIKNSTKLTTDFEEVPAGTLNFRDIISPKNKKLPDLAFQPLEYTQVFTEKFGFLPNLSILDLLFNEGPNTETILENSLKFYK; translated from the coding sequence TTGGAACCGATTTTACTTAGTACCGCTTATTTTGCTCCGGTGCATTATTACGCCCGATTTATACATCACCCTAACGTTTACATCGAACAATTTGAAAATTTTACGAAACAAACGTATCGAAACCGTTGCAACATTTCGGGCAGTAACGGAATTATATCGCTTGTAGCGCCGGTTATAAAAGGACGCGGACCAAAAATGCTAATTAAAGATGTACAGTTGTCGTACGACATGGACTGGCAGCGTAACCAGTGGCAAACCATTGTTTCGGCTTATAATTCGTCTCCCTATTTCGAATATTATCAGGATGATATAGCACCTTTTTTTGAGAAGAAATTCAATTTTCTTCTGGATTATAACATGCAAATACATAAAACCATTTGCGAATGCCTGGATATAAAAAACTCAACAAAACTTACAACTGATTTTGAAGAAGTACCAGCAGGAACTCTCAACTTCCGCGATATAATTTCACCTAAAAATAAAAAATTACCCGATCTGGCTTTTCAGCCGCTTGAATATACACAGGTGTTTACTGAAAAATTTGGATTTTTACCCAATCTCAGCATTTTAGATTTACTGTTTAACGAAGGCCCAAACACCGAAACCATTTTAGAGAATAGTTTGAAATTTTATAAATAA
- a CDS encoding DUF4959 domain-containing protein, translated as MKKLIFLFAITGVLAFFSGCEEIVKEPLFKDSVAPGPVTNATVLNLPGSAMISYNLPNDDDLLYVKAEYTLASGMKVESKSSNYINSILVEGFGDTTEKTITLTAVDRSENQSTPVTVKVNPELPDVHSVKNTIEMIADFGGVQYRWKNENNAPLAFKILATDSTGVLSEVETVFSGVTDGMYTVRGFEPEEKEFAIVVRDRWDNYSDTAKATVVPLFEEQLDKSLFEQVQLDNDAPSGWNAWEGKYEFSFDNDVNTFNHTYAGSDGWPQIWTVDLGVVARLSRFNLVQRQNFFYAHGNFRLFDVYGAKEIPGQDGNLEDWVPLRVAAPPYNNGCISIRPSQLGGTAAEDQDHFEKGDEFSFTLDDPEIRYVRLVVNETWGLTGFSHFAEITFWGQVIEE; from the coding sequence ATGAAAAAACTAATATTTTTATTTGCAATAACCGGAGTTCTTGCCTTCTTCAGCGGATGCGAGGAAATCGTAAAAGAACCTTTATTTAAGGATTCTGTTGCACCCGGGCCCGTCACTAATGCAACGGTACTTAATCTGCCGGGATCAGCAATGATTTCATATAACTTGCCAAACGATGACGATTTACTGTATGTAAAAGCTGAATATACCCTGGCAAGTGGAATGAAAGTTGAATCAAAAAGTTCAAACTACATTAACTCTATTTTGGTTGAAGGTTTTGGCGACACAACTGAAAAAACAATTACTTTAACTGCTGTTGACCGAAGCGAAAATCAGTCAACTCCTGTTACCGTAAAAGTTAATCCTGAATTACCGGATGTTCATTCGGTAAAAAATACCATTGAAATGATTGCCGATTTTGGGGGTGTACAATACCGTTGGAAAAATGAAAACAATGCCCCTTTGGCATTTAAAATTCTGGCCACCGATTCAACTGGTGTATTGTCTGAAGTAGAAACTGTATTCTCGGGAGTTACCGATGGAATGTATACAGTAAGAGGATTTGAACCGGAAGAAAAAGAATTTGCAATTGTTGTTCGCGATCGCTGGGACAACTATTCAGATACTGCAAAAGCAACAGTTGTTCCTCTTTTTGAAGAACAGTTAGACAAAAGTTTGTTCGAACAGGTTCAACTGGATAATGATGCTCCGTCGGGGTGGAATGCGTGGGAAGGAAAGTACGAGTTTTCTTTTGACAACGATGTAAATACTTTTAACCATACCTATGCAGGATCTGACGGCTGGCCGCAAATTTGGACAGTTGACCTGGGTGTTGTTGCTCGTTTAAGTCGTTTTAATCTGGTTCAAAGGCAGAATTTCTTCTATGCCCATGGTAATTTCCGATTGTTTGATGTGTATGGTGCAAAAGAAATTCCGGGGCAGGATGGAAACCTTGAAGATTGGGTTCCTTTGCGTGTTGCTGCACCACCTTACAACAATGGCTGTATTTCTATTCGACCAAGTCAATTGGGAGGCACAGCTGCGGAAGATCAGGACCATTTTGAAAAAGGAGACGAGTTTTCCTTTACCTTGGATGACCCTGAAATACGATATGTTAGGCTTGTTGTTAACGAAACATGGGGTTTAACAGGATTCTCTCACTTTGCAGAAATAACATTTTGGGGACAAGTAATTGAAGAATAA
- a CDS encoding DUF4998 domain-containing protein — protein sequence MKKITILITFIFGIALLFNACQDMEDIHRQYLEDGDIIYASKPLIIQSFAGQNRIGLKYYLLNAVNVSKCIVEWDNGAESQTMDISPNVPIDSVEFIINNLEEKSYIFKIYTVDNNGNRSIREQITGSSYDAKYIAGLTNRSLIGIEGGGTVDSLIITWGTAPKGNTGVEMTYNNTDGDPVTKMVLPDEEVTVIRAWESEGTMTYKSFYIPEENAIDTFEASSETTLLPSFIEFNGEKIAKTNWEIIDFSTEEPGEGAPNGLASAAIDNNLGTFWHTQWDGASPGYPHFFTVDMKDVVKINKIKTFRRQGDGRGQTEFKIHTSIDGINFVDQGTFNYDANVDSMAYNLGSLPMARYIKYEATKGSNFFAFLAELDVYGQVATKLDRSVWEIIDFSSEEAGGEGPVNGYVTAAFDGDINTFWHTTWSTASPDYPHYITIDMKNTVKMLAVDCARRQGNGGGHTKFQILTSNDGEIFSDQGSFDFNSQINDVQLFPLPFLPEARYFKFVALEGPNNYTFLAELNVYGQILD from the coding sequence ATGAAAAAAATAACAATATTAATAACTTTCATTTTTGGTATTGCATTGCTTTTTAATGCCTGCCAGGATATGGAAGATATTCACAGACAATATTTAGAAGACGGCGATATTATTTATGCATCAAAACCTTTGATAATTCAATCTTTTGCCGGACAAAACAGGATTGGACTTAAATATTATCTGTTAAATGCAGTTAATGTAAGCAAATGTATTGTTGAATGGGATAATGGTGCAGAATCGCAGACAATGGATATTTCGCCCAATGTCCCTATCGATTCTGTTGAATTTATAATCAACAATTTGGAAGAAAAATCGTACATCTTTAAAATTTATACGGTAGATAATAATGGTAACCGTTCGATAAGAGAACAAATTACCGGATCTTCTTACGATGCAAAATATATTGCAGGACTCACAAACCGTTCTTTAATTGGTATAGAAGGCGGTGGTACAGTTGATTCATTAATAATTACCTGGGGAACAGCACCAAAAGGGAATACGGGTGTTGAAATGACATACAACAACACCGATGGAGATCCGGTGACCAAAATGGTTCTTCCAGATGAGGAGGTAACTGTTATTAGAGCCTGGGAATCGGAAGGAACAATGACGTATAAATCATTTTATATTCCTGAAGAAAATGCCATTGACACTTTTGAAGCATCTTCGGAAACCACATTGTTACCATCGTTTATTGAGTTTAATGGCGAGAAAATAGCTAAAACAAACTGGGAAATTATCGATTTTTCAACAGAAGAACCCGGTGAAGGTGCACCAAATGGTTTGGCTTCTGCAGCTATTGACAACAATCTTGGTACCTTCTGGCACACGCAATGGGATGGAGCAAGTCCGGGTTATCCCCACTTCTTTACTGTTGATATGAAAGATGTAGTAAAAATCAACAAGATTAAAACATTCCGTCGTCAGGGGGATGGTCGCGGTCAAACCGAATTCAAAATTCATACAAGTATTGACGGAATTAATTTTGTAGATCAAGGTACTTTCAACTACGATGCAAATGTTGATAGCATGGCCTACAACCTTGGCTCGTTACCAATGGCACGTTACATTAAATACGAAGCTACAAAGGGCTCCAATTTCTTCGCTTTCCTTGCCGAGTTAGACGTTTACGGACAAGTGGCCACTAAACTGGATCGTTCTGTTTGGGAAATAATTGATTTCTCATCGGAAGAAGCAGGAGGTGAAGGCCCTGTTAATGGTTACGTTACTGCTGCTTTCGATGGAGACATTAATACTTTCTGGCATACAACCTGGTCAACTGCGTCTCCTGATTATCCGCATTACATTACAATCGACATGAAAAATACAGTTAAAATGCTGGCTGTTGATTGTGCAAGAAGACAAGGAAATGGAGGCGGTCATACCAAATTTCAAATCCTGACAAGTAACGACGGTGAGATCTTCAGCGATCAGGGAAGTTTTGATTTTAATTCACAGATAAACGATGTGCAGTTGTTCCCGCTTCCATTTTTACCGGAAGCCAGATATTTTAAGTTTGTAGCCCTTGAAGGACCGAACAACTATACTTTCCTTGCCGAACTAAATGTTTATGGCCAAATATTAGATTAA
- a CDS encoding DUF4956 domain-containing protein, producing MSIILLSQNINDLSINGIKLINLHDFGQLLIRFLYNFTITILIIRGIYYTNRRKKDFLFSYFSVSTVVFFLCFLLESVKLELGFALGLFAVFGIIRYRTKVIPIREMTYLFVVIGISVINALASKDISYAELFFTNFALVMLIYTLEKMNYRQDAASIRKMTLHEKIDTIDLSDEKELTSFLSDKTKLNIIRHKLGKIDYNAQTIEIMVFYQS from the coding sequence ATGTCAATCATTTTGCTATCTCAAAACATAAACGATTTAAGTATTAACGGAATAAAACTTATTAACCTCCACGATTTTGGACAACTCTTAATCCGGTTTCTTTACAATTTCACCATAACCATACTGATAATAAGAGGTATATACTACACAAACCGAAGAAAAAAAGATTTTCTTTTTAGTTATTTCTCGGTAAGTACTGTGGTATTTTTTCTTTGTTTTTTATTGGAAAGTGTTAAACTTGAATTAGGATTTGCGCTTGGCCTTTTTGCAGTATTTGGCATTATACGGTACCGCACCAAAGTAATACCTATTCGCGAAATGACCTATTTATTTGTTGTAATAGGCATTTCTGTTATTAATGCTCTGGCCAGCAAAGATATAAGTTATGCCGAACTGTTCTTTACAAATTTCGCACTGGTTATGCTCATCTACACACTCGAAAAAATGAACTACCGGCAAGATGCTGCATCGATTCGTAAAATGACTCTTCATGAAAAAATTGATACCATTGATTTAAGCGATGAAAAGGAATTAACATCATTTCTGTCGGATAAAACAAAATTGAATATTATAAGACATAAACTTGGAAAAATTGATTACAACGCTCAAACAATAGAAATAATGGTATTTTATCAATCGTAA